A segment of the Nitrospirota bacterium genome:
CTATGTCGGTGGCCGTGATGCTGGAGGCCTCCTTGCCCAGGGTCAGGAGAAAGTGGCTCAGGATGGGCATGGTGTTTCGCTTCTCCACGATGTTCTGTATGTTGGAGAGCTTCTCCTGGAGATGCTGCTTCTCGACGGTGAGCTTCATGGGGCCTCCTAGGGCTGTAATTTGTTTCTCAGGGTCTGCACCATGCGGCTGAAGTTCTCGTCCCTGGCCGAGCGCGCCTCCACCTGCTTGCAGGCGTAGATGACGGTGGCGTGGTCCTTGCCCCCCAGGTGCTTGCCTATCTCGGAGAGGGAGCACTCGGTGAGCTCCCGCGCCAGGTGCATGGCTATCTGCCGGGGCAGGGCGATGTCCTTGGTGCGCTTCTTGGCCTTGAGGTCGGCCACCTTCAAGCCGAAGTACTCCGCCACGGTGCGCGCTATGCCCTCCACCGAGAGGGGGCGGTCGTCCTCCTGGATGAAGTCCCGAAGCAGGGTTTTGGCCATGGCCAGGGTGACCGGCTGGCCGGTCAGCGAGGAGTGGGCCCCCAGGCGGATGAGGCAGCCCTCGATGTCCCGGACGTTGCTCTTGACCCGGCTGGCGATGTAGGAGACCACGTCCTCGCCCAGGGCCAGGCGGTCCTGCTCCGCCTTTTTCTGGATGATGGCCATCTTGGTCTCCACCTCGGGAGGCTGGATGTCGGCGATGAGCCCCATGCCGAAGCGCGAGCGCAGGCGGTCGGTCATCTGCTTCATCTCCTTGGGGGGGCGGTCGGAGGACAGGACTATCTGCTTCTGCTTCTCGTACAGGACGTTCAGGGTGTGGAAGAGCTCCTCCTGGGTGGCGGCCTTGTTCTCCACGAACTGCACGTCGTCCAGGAGGATCATGTCGAGGTTCCGGTACTTGCTCTTCAGCTCCTCGGTCTTTCCG
Coding sequences within it:
- the dnaA gene encoding chromosomal replication initiator protein DnaA, producing the protein MHSDDIWPRSLDLIRQEVGENIFDLWFSPIRLLQIKEGTAVLEVPNRFFKEWIEDYHPTLVTDALERVTSTRLGVRYRVSGNEDAALKRADARMRSRKSKLARKGIYLNPRYTFESFVTGPSNQFAHAAAMAVSETPGRVYNPLFIYGGVGLGKTHLITAVGNRVVDRSQEVNVLYVSAEQFTNEVVSSFRHGKTEELKSKYRNLDMILLDDVQFVENKAATQEELFHTLNVLYEKQKQIVLSSDRPPKEMKQMTDRLRSRFGMGLIADIQPPEVETKMAIIQKKAEQDRLALGEDVVSYIASRVKSNVRDIEGCLIRLGAHSSLTGQPVTLAMAKTLLRDFIQEDDRPLSVEGIARTVAEYFGLKVADLKAKKRTKDIALPRQIAMHLARELTECSLSEIGKHLGGKDHATVIYACKQVEARSARDENFSRMVQTLRNKLQP